GTTACTTGGGAGCAGGACGGAGTAAAAACAGTTATCTTCAATCAAGGCTATCCAGGTCCGATCACACAGTTAGAGTTTGAGGTACGGCTCACTCCGCAACGCCTTGCTAAGGATGGAGTAGCATTGCTTTATTACGAGGTGATAGACGCGGATCAGAACGCTGATCCGGCGACGGCCATCAAACTCACTATTGACCATATTCAGAGACCCGTACCCACCCTAAAACCAGTGACCTTCCCGCATGCAACGCTATGGGGATATCTCAACTGTTTTACCAGGCCAGAACTTAAACGGGGCGTGACGGTAAGAGTGTTGCCGCAAACTATTGGTGCTGCCGGGGATCTTTGCACGATGCAATGGCAGGGCTATAAAAGTCTTAACGGGCAAAACCTTGTTATCGGCGCATTTAAAGAATTAACTCATACCTTGACGACAGGTGATCTGGATGTCGGGTTCAGTCTTGAGATGCCTTTTGATCCTTGTGTCCGGCCGCTTGTTAATAATCACTCGGCCCTGGTTGTCATCAGGTTTTATAGTGGGGGTAGACTTATTGCGAAATCCGAGCCGGAATTGGTGAAGATCGATCGGACAGTAGCCGGGAGCACGCTGCCCTGTTATTCAGAGTCATAAGCTGATAAAGATTTTATTTGCGCAGTCAGGTTGTTGTGGCTGTTAACTGGTATTTGTCTATTGAAAGGTTGTGGTAGTCGCGGGCAAGTTGTGTCTGTTGGGTGACTGCGCTCGTGGATTGATGTCTGAAGTGGATGTTGAATGCGTACTCATTATTATTGTATTGGAGCGTATGAAATGACTATCGAAGAGAAAATTTTTGCTGACGCAAGAAGTGCAAGTATTGGCGGTGGGATACTTTCTGAACCACCAGTGGTCAAAAATCTGGCCGTAAATGGGCGCATTAAAAAATCCGATGATGACAGGGGGTTTGTTGAGGTTGAACTTGCTGGTTTGACGAATGAGGGGGGGGGCGGTTCTGCAACACTCGAATTGGCCTTGCCCGACGGGACCACAAAACTACTGGAATCAAAAAGCCTGGCAGGCGCCAATGTACCTTTAATGTTTCGCCTGAATAAAGCAGACATTCCTGAGCAGACTACGCCTGAGGATCCAACTGAATATTCTGTTCAGTTCAAGGTTTTCGATGGCGATGGCAACGATGACCATTCTACAGCGCCGACTTCTTTGCGGGCCAGGTATCGTGGGCCTTACGCTACGAAGACACCCTCAAGTAGAGGGGTTGTTCCACCTGTTACCTATGTCAATGCGCCGACCGGAGTTCTTGATGGGGCTTGGTTCCTCGCTAACCCGGGCGGTCTGCGTTGCAAGGTGGTCGCTACTTATCCTTATCGACATCCCGATGATATTCATTATTTTTATTTGAACGCGAGAGCTTTATCCTCGACATCGCAAACCCCTATTTACACGGGGAAGCTGGATGCGAGTGACGAGTTTGTTGTTAGTGTCGCCGATTTACGCGCCTTGGGTAACACTACACTTTATCAGGTCAATAATATTCTTGATGTCGCTGAATACAGAAGTGTCGACTCAACGCCCAAGAAAGATCTTGAGGTCCGCCAACCGCCCGCAGTGACATTTTTCCCTCTCACAGTTCCTGATACAGGGACAGACGGAAATGCCACATTGACACTTAAGCATTTCAACCCTGTTCCCAGGAACGTGAAGATCAACCTACAGCGACCAACCAATGCTGTTACAGGCGCGATGATTGAAGTCAAGGTTGAAAATGAAGTGGTCGGTAGCAAGCCATTGGGGGCTTTGAGTGGCCTGGAGTTTGACTTGACATTCGATGCATTTGAAGCCGCTTACGGCACAACGACCGGAGAGTTGGCCGCTAAACTGACTTACACCTATAAAGATGGAACGGCGCCAACCCAGGACTCGAACCAAGTAACAACAGTCTATATGAACGCTGAGTATCCGCCGATTGGCTTGCTGCCGCCGCCGGATCTAGAGAGTGAAAACCTGCCCCCGGTCGAAGTGACTGGCGACACTGGCACCCTGAATCATCTTGTACCGGGTGATTTCGGCAAACCAGTTACGTTCACCTTCAGGATGTGGGACGCGGATCTTGGTGACCCTCTCACCAAAACTGCAACAGTGGGTTTTTATTACAACAAAGAGTTTATAGGGGATACGACAATCGAGCCGGGCGCCACCGAAGTCTCTATCGAAGTAGACTTCGCCAAAGTTGCCGGTCATGGTACCGGCAACAAGGATGCTTATTGCGAAATCCGATATCTGGATGTTGACGCTACCGTTGTGCAAAAAATTCCGACTGTCGTTAACTTTGAAGCAAGTGAAGTTAAACTTATTGAGCACGCCGCCAGAACCTATAATACTGATCGTGTCGTCAGTTGCCCAAGTTTCGATCTGGTTGGAGGCGAGCGTCTGTGGCGAGTAGCAGTGCCACAGGGACAAAGTTCATTGCCGACGGGGATATTAATAACTATTCGTGCTGAAGGTTACGAAGACCTCGCAATGACCATTCGCATTGGTACTCCTCACGCGGAGACAAAACCAGTTATCGCCGGGGCGCAAACTATCTTTGATGTGAACTTTACGTATCTCAAGACACTGCAAGGACCGATTGTAGCGCCGCCTGGCACACCTAACTATAACTACATGAATGTCTGGTATGAAACTACGATTGCGGGAACTCCCTACAGGTCACCTGAAGTGCTGCATAGGGTCAACGTCCGTAATACCAGTAGTTTGTTCTGCGATGGGACGGTTTAGTTTTTAGGGTCGTAGTGGTTCCGGCCAAACATGTATTTCATGCTGGTCGGAACACCTCTTTGACTGTCCGACGCTGTATCTGATTACAGCATCTATAGGATTATTCTGTCAGCGTAAGGGATTTTTCCTACATATCATAAGACCTTTCATCTGTAGTCTTCCGGCGTTCTGTACGTGCTCTAATTTTCCAGGAGCAACATAGCTTTCTTGCCGAGTTAATCAAATTAAAGGGGCCTTCTCATGACAACATCATCCATGTTGCCAATTCATCCGTTCGCCAACTGGCGCGTTATTTCCATTACAGTGGTGATGTTGATAGGGCCATCCGCTCAAGCTGCCAGTGTTCCACCCGGTGGTAATGAAACTATTACCAACGCTGATCCAATAGATAGCTGGGTGCTTAATCCAGGTTCCACATTGAATTCCATCGGCGCCGACACGCTGGATATCTCAGCAAACAATGCCACCCTGAATGCAACTGGGGGCAGCACCGGAAAGATCAGCGGTCAGATAAACTCCGCGTTGAATCTATCAGCAGTGGCCGTGGACAATTCGACAGGAGCCGGTGCCGCAGTGCAGATAAGTAACAGCACCGCTGACATCAGCGGAAGTCAAGTGACCAGCAACGATATCGGTTTTCAGATTAGTCGTTCCAACTCCACTCAGACAGGCTCCAGGGCCAGTCTGACCGGTGGGACGACTGTCATTGCGTTGAACGGTGGTGCGTTTGTCACTGGTTACAGTCAGTTGAACCTTACCGACTCCTTTGTACGGGGTACGGACGCCGCCAGCTATGGCGTTCGCTTGACAAACGGGGAGTTGAACGCGACGGGCAGCACCATCATCGGTGGCCTCAATGGTCTGCAGATTGGCAGGGAACTGGCGCTTGCCAGAGCGTCCACGGTGACACTCGATCAAACTCGCGTCGAAGGTCAGGCGGGTTCCGCAATTATTGTCGGTTATCAGGGCCGACCGGATATCACGGCAAACATTAATGTGCTCAATGACTCGCAGCTGATAGGTGCCAACGGCACTGTTCTGGAGGTGAATGATGGCGCACATGTGGACCTGACAGTCGATCGAAGTACGCTGGCCGGTAACGTGGTTGTCGCCGCCGGCAGCAGTACTCAGGCCCTGTTTCAAAACGGTGCTTCGTTGAACGGTAATCTGCAAAACGTCTCCCGAGTCACTTTCGATCATCAAAGTACGATGACGGGTGATGTCCTGGCTCAAGTTGGGAGCGCCGCCGCGGTGCATCTGGATAACGGTTCCACACTCAACGGGAATGTAAATAACGTCACCAACCTGTCTCTTGACCATGGCAGTGCCATGACAGGCAATGTGGTGAGTGATGCGAGCGGCGCCGTATTGCTGGATAACGGTTCAATCCTGACCGGCCAAATCGATAACACGACGAACGTGAATATCAATAACTCTGCCCAATGGGTCATGACCGGCGATAGCACCGTGCAACGTCTGGCATTGAATAGCGGCGTGGTTCGCATGGGCACCAACGAACAGTTCCAGCAATTGAACGTGGGGGACCTTTCCGGTAACGGTACCTTTGTAATGGGCACCGACCTGGGCAATGGCCAAACCGACTTTCTGAACGTGACGGGCAACGCCAGCGGACAACATCAACTGCAAATTTCCGCAACCGGCACAACTCCGGCTACTGCCGAATCGGTGAAGGTCGGCGATATCGCTTCCGGCGATGCGAGCTTCTCGTTGGGCAATCGCGAAACAGTGGACGCGGGTACGTTTGTGTACCGGCTGGCGAAGGAAGGCCAGGGCTTGTACCTGAACCCGGACAAGGAAACGGTCAGTACTTCAAGTAACACGGCGCTGGCATTGGCGGGCAGCGCTCGCAGTGTGCTGAATGCTGAAGCGGCCATGCTTAGCGATCAACTGGGCGACCGTAGTCTGAGCGTTCGACCCGAAGCATCGGTACGTTCGATGAATGACAGCTCGGTGAAAAACCTCAGTAACAGTGTGTGGGTTCGCACTTATGGTAACCAGTACAGCGTCGATAATGCTTATGGTGATGGGTATACCCAAAATCAGACAGGTATTACGGGTGGTGCCGACACAACAGTGGATCTGGGCGGAAGGTCGTGGGTGGTGGGCGGATTCGTCGGGACCAGCCACACCAAAATGGATCTCAAGTACGGCTCCAGCGCTACCGTCGACAGTGTGAATGCCGGTGTCTACGGCAGCACATTCGATGTTGAAAGCGGCGTGTTCGTCAATGTCATGGCCAAAATCAATCAGTTCGATAACAAGGCAAAAGTCACCATGAGTGACGGCACACGGGCCAAGGGTGATTTCAAGGCCTTGGGCGCCAGCGGGTCGGTAGCCGTCGGCAAGCATATTCGCTTGAAGGACAACTACTTTGTCGAGCCTCAAGTACAGGTATCGACCGGTGTCATTCAAAGCGACAAATACCGGCTCGATAACGGCCTGGAAGTAAAAAGCGACACCATGCGCTCCCTTCAGGGCAAGGTCGGTGTCCGGGGCGGGCGGGTCATTGCCCTCGACAACGGCAGCCTGATCGAGCCTAGCTTGATGACGGCGGTCAATCACGAATTTGTGAAGAGCAATGAGGTCAAGATCAACGACGACAGTTTCGATGATGACCGCGCCAGTAGCTCGATTGAGTACGGAGCGGGTTTGAAGTGGACACCGACTCAACGTAACTGGCAGGTTTCCGGTCAGGTAGGTGGCAGTAAAGGCACGACGGTCAGTCAGGATTGGAGCGGTAGCTTGAGAGTGAGCTATTTCTTCTGATAAAGCGGTTTCAACGGCTTATACAAATGCCCCGACAGTGTCGGGGCATTTTTGTATCTGTCTGATTGGTTAGTGGCACGTTTGTGCAGCCATCAGCCAAACAACCCCGCCGCGATATTGATCGAAAACCCCAAAATCGCCGTATTGAACACAAACCCGATCAACGACTGCGCCAGTACGATCTTGCGCAAGTCTCGCGTGGCGACGCCCACATCGGCGGTTTGCACGGCCACGCCGATGGTGAACGAGAAATACAGAAAGTCCCAGTAATTGGGGGTAGTCAGCCCCTCGGCAAAACGCAGCGCCGGCTCCTTACCGTTCCAGGTGTAATACAGCCGGGCGTAGTGCACGCTGAAAATCACCCCGATCAGCAACCATGAGCCGATCACCGTCAGCGCGGTGAAACCGTAGCGCAGCAGTTTGCGGGCGGTTTCCAGGTCCCTGCTGCCGGCAAGTTCGAAGGTGATGGTGCCGAGGCTGGCCAGTGCCGCGAGGCACACCAGCAGCAACACCAGGCCGGCGTTTTCATCTTCGACCTCGGCAATGCGTTTGACGTCCGGGGCCTTTGCACGCATGGTGAGCCAGAGCATCAGCAGCAGATACGTCCAGACCCCGGCGTTCCAGCCGATGAGAATTTTGCTGATGATTGAGTCGGCCGGAGCCAGAATGCCTACCGCGATGCCAAATGTGGCAGCGGCGGACAGGCGAGGGTGGGTGCGGGCGAGAAAAGGCATGGACATTCACGGTGACGGGGTGTTGATGCACCTTAGCTCAGGCAGGCGGGGATGTGTACGGCTTGGAGTAAAAGTACGTCAGCGACGTGTTGATTGTTCAGAGGAGTCGCTGACGTTCAAGTGCTTCTCTGTTTATTGGTTTTTACTGGCCCGGATGTTTATTGTGCCTTTGGTTACTTGAATAGATGGAAGCGACCCGTCGATGGATTCTCCCGTGAAAAAGAACGTCGCCGTCAGCTCGTTTTTGGCTGGACCGGTGGTCAGAACAAACTCCCCTTCGGTGGCGTTATAAGAATTACCCGCAGGAGTGACTTTTGTATAAATCGCCCTAATTATGCCCGGGTGTTTGGCGAAATCGTAAGTGCCGGGCGGGGTCCCTTTAGTGAGAAACACAGAGAGCGTGGATCTGTGAAAAGGGAATTGAATCATCTGTTCAGCCCAGCACAGCCAAGTCGGGGCTTCCTCATTTGAAAGTTTAACGGTGGTGGAAATGAATTCCTTTGGTTCTTCCGATGAGATTTCGGCGGCTACCGAACCTGAAGCCAGAACTGACAAGTCAAATCCAGTTAGCGAAAATGCTCCATCAGTGACGCTTGCGACAAGACCACCGTTGGTAGCTCCAAAATTAAAAGAGCCGGTCATCTTTTCGGACGATTTATTGTAGGTAATTTTCAACGAACCGCTGTTCGACAGCATGTCATAAGAAGAACCTCCATCTTTGAAATACCCGCATTTGCCATAAGCCTTCCGACCGTTGGCGGCGCTGAGGTCGAATGTTTTCTCTGTCCCATCATCAGGGAGCTCTGTTTTGTCTATGAATAACTCAAGTACTAGCAGCAGACCATTCGATTTATACTGGGCGCTAACGTGCCATTGGCTGCCGGGACCTCTAATGGAGACGGTTTGAGCGTTGAATGGGTGGTTTTCTCCTCCTACCTCAACTGTCGCTTTAAAGGTTCCTTCTGCAGCAATTTGGTTCGGCATATTCATTTTCCCGGCTCCTGCCATTTGGCATTAGGTTGAAAATCACCGCTGATGTGTGAGGTTTCAACCTAATGCCCAATTGACACAAATTCTACTGTCACTTCTGACAGGTTTAAGCCAGGTTTTTTTATGCCGAAGGGTTATATCTGCTCTTGGGCCGCGAGTGGTGTTTGATTGTTTCTGGATTTGCCGTGCCGTTTACTCACCAGCTTCATCACCACCACAAAAAACACCGGCACAAACACCACTGCCAACGTCGCCGTAATCATCCCGCCAATCACTCCGGTACCAATCGCCTGCTGGCTCGCCGAACTGGCGCCCGTGGCAATCGCCAAGGGCACCACACCAAGAATGAACGCCAGCGAGGTCATGACAATCGGTCGCAACCGCAACCGCGCGGCTTGCAGTGTCGCGTCGATCAGGTCATGCCCTTCGTCATACAGGCTCTTGGCAAACTCGATGATCAGGATCGCGTTTTTCGCCGACAGACCGATGATGGTAATCAGCCCGACCTTGAAGAACACATCGTTGGGCATTCCGCGCAGGGTCACGGCCAGTACCGCACCGAGTACCCCCAACGGCACCACCAGCAACACCGACGTCGGAATCGACCAGCTCTCGTACAGCGCCGCCAGGCACAGGAACACGATCAACAGCGACAGACCGAGCAGAATCGGTGCCTGGCTGCCGGACAAACGTTCCTGCAACGACAACCCGGTCCATTCCTGACCCAACCCGGCCGGGCCTTGCGCCACCAGCCGTTCGATTTCCGCCATGGCTTCGCCGGTGCTGTAACCCGCTGCCGGTTCGCCGGAAATGCTGATGGCCGGGTAGCCGTTGTAACGGGTCAACTGCGCCGGGCCCTGGGTCCAGTTGGCCCGGACGAAGGCCGATAACGGCACCATTTTTCCTGCGTTGTTACGCACGTGAATCTTCAGCAGATCGTCGACCTGACTGCGTTGATCGCCTTCGGCCTGGACCACTACCCGTTGCATCCGTCCCAGGTTGGGGAAGTCGTTGATATAGGCCGACCCGACGGCAGTGGACAACACGTTGCCAATGTCGGCAAACGAAATACCCAAGGCGTTGGCTTGCTTGCGGTCCACTTCCAGTTGCACTTGCGGCGCTTCGGCCAGGGCGCTTTCGCGCACGTTCATCAACACCGGGCTTTTCTCGGCGGCGGCCAGCAATTGGCTGCGCGCCTGCATCAGCGTGGCATGGCCGAGGCCGCCACGGTCTTGCAGGCGGAACTCGAAACCGCTGGACGTGCCGAGGCCATCGACCGGCGGCGGCAACACCGCAAAAGCCATGGCATCCTTGATCTGACTGAGCGCGATGTTGGCGCGGTCGGCAATCGAACTCGCCGAATCGTCGCTGCCGCGATCCGACCAATCCTTGAGCGTGGTGAACGCCAACGCGGCGTTCTGCCCGCTGCCGGAGAAGCTGAAGCCGAGAATCACCGTGCTGTCGCCGACGCCCGGTTCAGTGGCGTTGTGCGCTTCGATCTGTTCGACCACCTGCACCGTGCGGTTTTTGCTCGCGCCCGGTGGCAGTTGTATGTCGGTGATGGTGTAACCCTGGTCTTCCACCGGCAGGAACGAGGAGGGCAGGCGACTGAAGCACAGCCCCAGACCGATCAGCAGCACGCCGTAAATCAACAGGTAACGCCCGGTGCGTTTCAGCGCGTAGGCGACCCAGCCCTGATAGCGCTCGGTCAGTTGTTCGAAGCGTCGGTTGAACCAGCCGAAGAAACCGCCCTTGGCATGATGCTCGCCCTTGGCAATCGGCTTGAGCAGTGTTGCGCACAGCGCCGGGGTCAAGGTCAGGGCGAGGAATGCCGAGAACAGAATCGAGGTGGCCATCGACAGCGAGAACTGCCGGTAAATCACCCCGACCGAGCCCTGCATGAACGCCATCGGAATGAACACTGCCACCAACACCAGGGTGATGCCGATGATCGCCCCGGTGATCTGCTTCATCGCCTTGCGCGTCGCGTCCTTGGGCGACAGGCCCTCGGTGGCCATGATCCGCTCGACGTTCTCCACCACCACAATCGCGTCGTCCACCAGAATACCGATGGCCAGCACCATGCCGAACATGGTCAGCACGTTGATCGAGAAACCCAGCAAGAGCATGGTTGCGAAAGTGCCCATTAATGCCACCGGCACCACTAGCGTCGGAATCAGCGTGTAGCGGAAGTTCTGCAGGAACAGGAACATCACCGCAAACACCAGCACCATCGCTTCGACGAGGGTGTAGACCACTTTGGTGATCGAGACTTTGACGAAGGGCGAGGTGTCGTACGGAATCTTGTATTCGACGCCGGCCGGGAAGTAGCGCGCCAGTTCGTCCATCTTTGCCCGCACCAGGGTCGCGGTGCTCAGGGCATTGGCGCCCGGCGACAGTTGCACGCTGACGGCGGTCGACGGTTTGCCGTTCAAGCGCGTGGAAAACTGGTATTCCTGGCTGCCGATCTCGACCCGCGCCACATCGCCGATGCGCACCGTGGAGCCGTCAGGATTGGCCTTGAGGACGATGTCGGCGAATTCTTCAGGCGTCGACAGCTGGCCTTTGACCAGAATGGTCGCGGTGATTTCCTGCGTGGTGCGCGTCGGCAAATCGCCAATGCTGCCCGCGGAAACCTGAGCATTTTGCGCAACGATGGCGGCGTTGACATCAGCCGGGGTCAGGTTGAAGCCAATCAGTTTCTGCGGATCGATCCAGATCCGCATCGCCCGTTCGGCACCGTACAACTGGGCCTTGCCGACACCGTCCAGACGTTTGATCTCGTTCATCACGTTGCGCGCCAGGTAATCGCTGAGCGCCACGTCGTCGAGCTTGCCGTCGCTGGAGGTGAGGGTGATCAGCAGCAGGAAACCGGCGGAGACTTTCTCCACCTGCAAACCCTGCTGGGTGACCGCCTGAGGCAGGCGCGACTCCACCGCTTTAAGGCGGTTTTGCACGTCGACCTGGGCCATTTCCGGGTCGGTGCCCGGCTGGAATGTCGCGGTGATGGTGGCGCTGCCGAGGCTGCTCTGGGATTCGAAATACAGCAGATGATCGGCGCCGTTGAGTTCTTCCTCGATCAGGCTGACCACGCTTTCATCCACGGTCTGCGCCGAAGCGCCCGGGTAGGTGGCATAGATTTCGACTTTCGGCGGCGCAACGTTCGGATACTGCGCCACCGGCAACTGTACAATGGCCAACGCACCGGCCAGCAGGATGAACAAGGCGATCACCCAAGCGAACACCGGGCGGTCGATAAAGAACTGCGGCATAAAAAAGCGTCCTGCTTACTGACCAGAAACCTGGGCAAGTGGAAGAGGGGTGTCATCGATCTGGACTTTTTCACCGGGGCGCGCATGTTGCAGGCCTTCAGTGACGATGCGGTCGCCGGACTTGAGGCCGTGGGTGACGATCCAGCGATCGTTCTGCACCGCGCCCAGTTCGACCGGTTGCTGGCCGACGCGCTGCTCGGCGTCGAGCAACAGCACGTGGGCGATGCCGGCGCTGTCACGCTGGATGGCCCGTTGCGGCACGCTGATGCCTTGCTGATTGAACGCTTGCTCCAGACGCACGCGAACGAAGCTGCCCGGCAGCAAGTCGAGGTCCGGGTTGGGGAACTCGCTGCGCAAAATGATCTGACCGGTGCCCGGGTCGACGGTAATGTCGGTGAACAGCAGCTTGCCCGGTAATGGATAGAGGCTGCCGTCGTCCTGAATCAACGTGGCTTTGGCCTGACCTTGGCCCACTTCCTTTAACTGGCCGGAACGGAACGCGCGGCGCAGGTCGTTGAGTTCACGGGTCGATTGCGTCAGGTCCGCGTGGATCGGGTTCAACTGCTGAATCAATGCCAGCGGCGTGGTTTCGTTTTGCCCGACCAGCGCGCCTTCGGTTACCAGCGCTCGGCCGATGCGCCCGGAAATCGGCGCGGTGACGGTGGCATAACCCAGGTTCAGTTTCGCCCGCTCCACGGCGGCTTTATTGGCAGCGACATCGGCGGCGGTCTGCCGGGCATTGGCTCGGGCGTTGTCGTAATCCTGGCCGCTGATGGCGTTGCCTTCGATCAACTGGGCGTAACGCTGCTCTTGCAGTCTGGCCTGGAACGCGTTGGCTTCGGCCTTGCGTAATGCGGCTTCGGCGCTGTCCAGGTCGGCCTTGAACGGCGCGGGGTCGATGCGGAATAGAACGTCGCCCTTTTTTACGTCGCTGCCTTCACGGAAGGCCTGCTGCAACACCACGCCGGCAACACGGGCACGGACTTCGGCGATGCGTGGCGCGACAATCCGCCCGCTCAGTTCGCTGCTGATCGACAGCGGCCGCGCTTCGATGGTTTCGATCCGCACTGTGGCCAGCGGCGCCTGTTCTTCGGCGGTCGAGGACTGGTCACAAGCGCTCAGCGTCAACGCCAGTGCAATCAGGCTGAGCCGGGCAAGCAGATTCTTTGACATGTAAATACCCCAATAATGACCTCCCGTATCCTACGGGGGGGCGAGGAGGGTAGCGGTTAAGCTTTGTAGGGGGTGTGTGAAATTGTGTAAGGGTTTTGCTCATGGGCGTGTGAGGGCGTATATCCTTGGCGCCTTGAAATTTATTGCGAGAGATGTACCGCTATCGCGGGCAAGCCCGCTCCCACAGTGGTCGGTGATGCTCACAAAACCTGTGTCCACATCAAATCCCTGTGGGAGCGGGCTTGCCCGCGATGACGATCTATCCGGCGCCACTGCACTTTCTGGAAACACCCATGCCCAACATCCTCCTGGTCGAAGACGACACCGCGCTCTCCGAACTGATTGCCAGCTATCTGGAACGCAACGGCTATAGCGTCAGCGTGATCAGCCGTGGCGATCATGTGCGCGAGCGGGCGCGGGTCAATCCTCCGGACCTGGTGATTCTCGATCTGATGCTGCCGGGGCTCGACGGTTTGCAGGTCTGCCGCTTGCTGCGGGCCGATTCTGCGACTTTGCCGATCCTGATGCTCACCGCCCGCGACGACAGTCACGATCAAGTGCTGGGCCTGGAGATGGGCGCCGACGACTACGTCACCAAGCCCTGCGAACCACGGGTGTTGCTGGCTCGAGTGCGCACCTTGCTGCGCCGCAGCAGCCTCAGCGAACCGCTGACCGCCAACGACCGCATTCTCATGGGCAATCTATGCATCGACCTGTCCGAGCGCACCGTGACCTGGCGCGAGCAACTGGTCGAGTTGTCCAGCGGCGAATACAACTTGCTGGTGGTGCTGGCCCGGCATGCCGGCGAAGTGCTGAGCCGCGATCAGATTCTGCAACGCCT
The Pseudomonas lini DNA segment above includes these coding regions:
- a CDS encoding multidrug efflux RND transporter permease subunit translates to MPQFFIDRPVFAWVIALFILLAGALAIVQLPVAQYPNVAPPKVEIYATYPGASAQTVDESVVSLIEEELNGADHLLYFESQSSLGSATITATFQPGTDPEMAQVDVQNRLKAVESRLPQAVTQQGLQVEKVSAGFLLLITLTSSDGKLDDVALSDYLARNVMNEIKRLDGVGKAQLYGAERAMRIWIDPQKLIGFNLTPADVNAAIVAQNAQVSAGSIGDLPTRTTQEITATILVKGQLSTPEEFADIVLKANPDGSTVRIGDVARVEIGSQEYQFSTRLNGKPSTAVSVQLSPGANALSTATLVRAKMDELARYFPAGVEYKIPYDTSPFVKVSITKVVYTLVEAMVLVFAVMFLFLQNFRYTLIPTLVVPVALMGTFATMLLLGFSINVLTMFGMVLAIGILVDDAIVVVENVERIMATEGLSPKDATRKAMKQITGAIIGITLVLVAVFIPMAFMQGSVGVIYRQFSLSMATSILFSAFLALTLTPALCATLLKPIAKGEHHAKGGFFGWFNRRFEQLTERYQGWVAYALKRTGRYLLIYGVLLIGLGLCFSRLPSSFLPVEDQGYTITDIQLPPGASKNRTVQVVEQIEAHNATEPGVGDSTVILGFSFSGSGQNAALAFTTLKDWSDRGSDDSASSIADRANIALSQIKDAMAFAVLPPPVDGLGTSSGFEFRLQDRGGLGHATLMQARSQLLAAAEKSPVLMNVRESALAEAPQVQLEVDRKQANALGISFADIGNVLSTAVGSAYINDFPNLGRMQRVVVQAEGDQRSQVDDLLKIHVRNNAGKMVPLSAFVRANWTQGPAQLTRYNGYPAISISGEPAAGYSTGEAMAEIERLVAQGPAGLGQEWTGLSLQERLSGSQAPILLGLSLLIVFLCLAALYESWSIPTSVLLVVPLGVLGAVLAVTLRGMPNDVFFKVGLITIIGLSAKNAILIIEFAKSLYDEGHDLIDATLQAARLRLRPIVMTSLAFILGVVPLAIATGASSASQQAIGTGVIGGMITATLAVVFVPVFFVVVMKLVSKRHGKSRNNQTPLAAQEQI
- a CDS encoding efflux RND transporter periplasmic adaptor subunit, encoding MSKNLLARLSLIALALTLSACDQSSTAEEQAPLATVRIETIEARPLSISSELSGRIVAPRIAEVRARVAGVVLQQAFREGSDVKKGDVLFRIDPAPFKADLDSAEAALRKAEANAFQARLQEQRYAQLIEGNAISGQDYDNARANARQTAADVAANKAAVERAKLNLGYATVTAPISGRIGRALVTEGALVGQNETTPLALIQQLNPIHADLTQSTRELNDLRRAFRSGQLKEVGQGQAKATLIQDDGSLYPLPGKLLFTDITVDPGTGQIILRSEFPNPDLDLLPGSFVRVRLEQAFNQQGISVPQRAIQRDSAGIAHVLLLDAEQRVGQQPVELGAVQNDRWIVTHGLKSGDRIVTEGLQHARPGEKVQIDDTPLPLAQVSGQ
- a CDS encoding response regulator → MPNILLVEDDTALSELIASYLERNGYSVSVISRGDHVRERARVNPPDLVILDLMLPGLDGLQVCRLLRADSATLPILMLTARDDSHDQVLGLEMGADDYVTKPCEPRVLLARVRTLLRRSSLSEPLTANDRILMGNLCIDLSERTVTWREQLVELSSGEYNLLVVLARHAGEVLSRDQILQRLRGIEFNGTDRSVDVAISKLRRKFDDHAGEARKIKTVWGKGYLFSRSEWEC
- a CDS encoding DUF1345 domain-containing protein, coding for MPFLARTHPRLSAAATFGIAVGILAPADSIISKILIGWNAGVWTYLLLMLWLTMRAKAPDVKRIAEVEDENAGLVLLLVCLAALASLGTITFELAGSRDLETARKLLRYGFTALTVIGSWLLIGVIFSVHYARLYYTWNGKEPALRFAEGLTTPNYWDFLYFSFTIGVAVQTADVGVATRDLRKIVLAQSLIGFVFNTAILGFSINIAAGLFG
- a CDS encoding autotransporter outer membrane beta-barrel domain-containing protein, with the protein product MTTSSMLPIHPFANWRVISITVVMLIGPSAQAASVPPGGNETITNADPIDSWVLNPGSTLNSIGADTLDISANNATLNATGGSTGKISGQINSALNLSAVAVDNSTGAGAAVQISNSTADISGSQVTSNDIGFQISRSNSTQTGSRASLTGGTTVIALNGGAFVTGYSQLNLTDSFVRGTDAASYGVRLTNGELNATGSTIIGGLNGLQIGRELALARASTVTLDQTRVEGQAGSAIIVGYQGRPDITANINVLNDSQLIGANGTVLEVNDGAHVDLTVDRSTLAGNVVVAAGSSTQALFQNGASLNGNLQNVSRVTFDHQSTMTGDVLAQVGSAAAVHLDNGSTLNGNVNNVTNLSLDHGSAMTGNVVSDASGAVLLDNGSILTGQIDNTTNVNINNSAQWVMTGDSTVQRLALNSGVVRMGTNEQFQQLNVGDLSGNGTFVMGTDLGNGQTDFLNVTGNASGQHQLQISATGTTPATAESVKVGDIASGDASFSLGNRETVDAGTFVYRLAKEGQGLYLNPDKETVSTSSNTALALAGSARSVLNAEAAMLSDQLGDRSLSVRPEASVRSMNDSSVKNLSNSVWVRTYGNQYSVDNAYGDGYTQNQTGITGGADTTVDLGGRSWVVGGFVGTSHTKMDLKYGSSATVDSVNAGVYGSTFDVESGVFVNVMAKINQFDNKAKVTMSDGTRAKGDFKALGASGSVAVGKHIRLKDNYFVEPQVQVSTGVIQSDKYRLDNGLEVKSDTMRSLQGKVGVRGGRVIALDNGSLIEPSLMTAVNHEFVKSNEVKINDDSFDDDRASSSIEYGAGLKWTPTQRNWQVSGQVGGSKGTTVSQDWSGSLRVSYFF